From Microbacterium pseudoresistens, the proteins below share one genomic window:
- a CDS encoding ABC transporter ATP-binding protein, translated as MEITTSDLGLAARVQHLTKTYGSGGGAVRALDDVSVGIRRGQFTAIMGPSGSGKSTLMHIMAGLDAPTDGRAWIGDTEITGLGDLEMTVLRRRRVGFVFQSFNLVPTLDALGNIMLPFELDGRRPSAIERARIDGLVQTLGLGTRLRHRPHQLSGGQQQRVAIARALATAPDLVFADEPTGNLDSATGREVLQLLATASREHGQSIAMVTHDAIAASHADRVLFLGDGRIVADHPRRSAEQIAAHMLAAEVAV; from the coding sequence ATGGAGATCACGACCAGCGACCTCGGGCTCGCGGCCCGCGTGCAGCACCTCACCAAGACCTACGGATCCGGCGGCGGCGCCGTGCGCGCCCTCGACGACGTGAGCGTCGGCATCCGTCGCGGGCAGTTCACCGCGATCATGGGGCCGTCGGGCTCGGGCAAGTCCACGCTCATGCACATCATGGCGGGGCTGGATGCGCCCACCGACGGCCGAGCCTGGATCGGCGACACCGAGATCACCGGGCTCGGCGACCTGGAGATGACCGTCCTGCGCCGACGGCGGGTGGGGTTCGTATTCCAGTCGTTCAACCTCGTGCCCACCCTGGATGCGCTGGGCAACATCATGCTGCCCTTCGAGCTCGACGGCAGGCGTCCCTCGGCGATCGAACGGGCGCGGATCGACGGGCTCGTCCAGACGCTCGGCCTGGGAACCCGCCTGCGGCACCGCCCGCACCAGCTCTCCGGCGGTCAGCAGCAGCGCGTGGCGATCGCCCGGGCCCTGGCCACCGCGCCCGATCTCGTGTTCGCCGACGAACCCACCGGCAACCTCGACTCGGCCACCGGCCGCGAGGTGCTTCAGCTGCTCGCCACCGCGAGCCGCGAGCACGGGCAGTCGATCGCGATGGTGACGCACGACGCCATCGCCGCGAGTCACGCCGACCGGGTGCTGTTCCTCGGCGACGGGCGCATCGTCGCCGATCATCCGCGTCGGAGCGCCGAGCAGATCGCCGCCCACATGCTTGCGGCGGAGGTGGCGGTATGA
- a CDS encoding response regulator codes for MIRVVLVDDQALFRAGIRMLVDSQPDLEVVGEAGDGREAIDVVRASRPDVVMMDIRMPVMGGLEATAQILAAADAPRVVMLTTFDLDEAAARAIRQGASGFLLKDADPEFLLAAIRTVHSGSSVIAASATRELFAHFAEAEAAPVPPAYGELTDREREIFALAARGLSNAEIAAREYLSEATVKTHISRILAKLALRDRVQLVVFAFEHGLAS; via the coding sequence ATGATCCGCGTCGTGCTCGTGGACGATCAGGCGCTGTTCCGCGCCGGGATCCGGATGCTCGTGGACTCGCAGCCGGATCTGGAGGTTGTGGGCGAGGCCGGCGACGGGCGCGAGGCGATCGACGTCGTGCGCGCGAGCCGTCCCGATGTGGTGATGATGGACATCCGGATGCCGGTCATGGGCGGCCTGGAGGCGACGGCGCAGATCCTCGCCGCGGCCGATGCGCCGCGTGTCGTCATGCTCACCACGTTCGACCTCGACGAGGCTGCGGCCCGCGCCATCCGGCAGGGAGCGAGCGGGTTCCTGCTGAAGGATGCGGATCCGGAGTTTCTGCTCGCCGCGATCCGCACCGTGCACTCCGGCTCCAGCGTGATCGCCGCGTCGGCCACGCGCGAACTGTTCGCGCACTTCGCCGAGGCGGAGGCGGCTCCCGTCCCGCCGGCCTACGGCGAGCTCACCGACCGCGAGCGTGAGATCTTCGCCCTCGCCGCCCGCGGACTCTCCAACGCCGAGATCGCCGCGCGCGAGTACCTCAGCGAGGCGACGGTGAAGACGCACATCAGCCGAATCCTCGCCAAGCTCGCGTTGCGCGACCGCGTGCAGCTCGTCGTGTTCGCCTTCGAACACGGCCTCGCCTCCTGA
- a CDS encoding phospholipase translates to MLDYPALSPADHQPATERISRATRDRSARHRRAHRRIAGATIAVGACLGLVLGLGISTAAPAVAATERVATAPSALTAPRDAHTAVEHARAVLEDATAIAVDVQSSGLDVGADAVIPDTAGLQRAIAAVEDVDVARAPDARLALPTLTAALTEQAELVSTQATALRGRLDTAVAAHQEQQAAAAALAAANTPEGAKATAREIAADQYGWGDEQFSCLESLWQKESGWNYRAYNSDGGATGIPQSLPGSKMASFGDDWETNATTQIRWGLDYISRAYGTPCSAWGHSQSVNWY, encoded by the coding sequence ATGCTCGATTACCCCGCCCTCTCCCCCGCCGACCACCAGCCCGCGACCGAGCGCATCTCCCGCGCCACCCGCGACCGCTCCGCCCGTCACCGCCGCGCGCACCGCCGCATCGCCGGGGCCACGATCGCCGTCGGCGCCTGCCTCGGGCTCGTGCTCGGTCTGGGCATCAGCACGGCCGCTCCCGCCGTCGCCGCCACCGAGCGCGTGGCCACGGCGCCGAGCGCCCTCACCGCCCCCCGTGATGCGCACACGGCGGTCGAGCACGCGCGCGCCGTACTGGAGGACGCCACGGCCATCGCCGTCGATGTGCAGAGCTCCGGCCTGGACGTGGGCGCCGACGCGGTGATCCCCGACACGGCGGGTCTCCAGCGGGCGATCGCCGCCGTCGAGGATGTCGACGTCGCCCGGGCGCCCGACGCTCGCCTCGCCCTGCCCACGCTCACCGCCGCGCTGACCGAGCAGGCAGAGCTCGTCTCGACGCAGGCCACCGCCCTGCGCGGCAGGCTCGACACCGCTGTGGCCGCCCACCAGGAGCAGCAGGCCGCGGCGGCCGCTCTCGCCGCGGCGAACACGCCCGAGGGAGCCAAGGCCACCGCGCGAGAGATCGCGGCCGACCAGTACGGCTGGGGCGATGAGCAGTTCTCCTGCCTGGAGTCGCTGTGGCAGAAGGAGTCGGGCTGGAACTACCGGGCCTACAACAGCGACGGCGGTGCCACCGGCATCCCGCAGTCGCTGCCTGGGAGCAAGATGGCCAGCTTCGGTGACGACTGGGAGACCAACGCCACCACGCAGATCCGCTGGGGTCTGGACTACATCTCCCGCGCGTACGGGACGCCCTGCTCGGCATGGGGCCACTCGCAGTCGGTGAACTGGTACTGA
- a CDS encoding ABC transporter permease, producing MTAAAAAPVASPEAPRVLPELPLAPSRLAWLRDRGMGASVLVAALAAAFGVFLVEATAYIGALLQADPFLGDSGTLAIVVVILTVLLTGVAMYVAAIVTANTFATIIAGRTRRIALLRLIGASARSQRAEVAGQGLIVGILGAALGVVLGVGLAAAGAAVAARLLAGAPDGFSIAQPAAALPAVGVVLTTWVAAWVGSRRVLAVTPLQALGGSAERSHDEVAARPARHIGALVLLVVGAALLVAGVVVGLTTPLGVVIAFVGGVLSFTGLASGAVLVMPPVLRLVGRLFGDSATARLAAENALRYPERSSRMAIGVVMGVALVTMFAVALESVKALLLRQTSEGTPADFFAPMEAFAAIMMVLVAVSAVIAAVGLVNLLTVGVVQRRRELGLLRAIGLSGAQVRRVVLLEAVHITVAATATGLVLGIAYGWIAAQSLLGSVPVLPSFEPAGFVAPAVPWLPVAIIVAATGVLTLVASVAPTRLATRVAPVEALAAD from the coding sequence ATGACCGCCGCGGCCGCGGCGCCGGTCGCATCGCCCGAGGCGCCGCGCGTGCTCCCCGAGCTTCCGCTCGCACCGTCGCGGCTGGCCTGGCTGCGCGACCGAGGGATGGGCGCGAGCGTGCTGGTGGCGGCGCTCGCCGCCGCGTTCGGGGTATTCCTCGTCGAGGCCACCGCCTACATCGGCGCACTGCTGCAGGCCGATCCGTTCCTCGGCGACAGCGGCACTCTCGCGATCGTCGTCGTCATTCTCACCGTGCTGCTCACCGGCGTCGCGATGTACGTGGCCGCCATCGTCACGGCAAACACCTTCGCGACGATCATCGCCGGCCGCACCCGACGGATCGCGCTGCTGCGGCTCATCGGCGCCTCGGCCCGTTCGCAGCGCGCAGAGGTCGCCGGCCAGGGGCTGATCGTCGGCATCCTCGGGGCGGCTCTCGGCGTCGTGCTCGGCGTGGGCCTGGCGGCGGCGGGGGCGGCGGTCGCCGCCCGGCTGCTCGCCGGTGCGCCGGACGGCTTCAGCATCGCGCAGCCCGCCGCCGCGCTGCCGGCGGTCGGTGTCGTGCTGACCACCTGGGTCGCCGCGTGGGTGGGCTCGCGACGCGTGCTCGCGGTCACGCCGCTGCAGGCGCTGGGCGGGTCGGCCGAGCGCAGTCACGACGAGGTCGCCGCCCGGCCCGCCAGGCACATCGGCGCGCTCGTGCTCCTCGTCGTCGGCGCCGCGCTGCTGGTGGCGGGAGTCGTCGTGGGCTTGACCACCCCGCTCGGCGTCGTCATCGCCTTCGTCGGCGGCGTGCTGTCGTTCACGGGGCTGGCGAGCGGGGCCGTGCTGGTGATGCCGCCCGTGCTGCGCCTGGTGGGCCGGCTGTTCGGTGACAGCGCCACGGCGCGCCTGGCGGCCGAGAACGCGCTGCGGTATCCCGAACGGTCCAGCCGCATGGCGATCGGCGTCGTGATGGGGGTCGCGCTCGTGACGATGTTCGCCGTCGCGCTGGAGTCGGTGAAGGCTCTGCTGCTGCGGCAGACGAGTGAGGGGACGCCCGCGGACTTCTTCGCGCCCATGGAGGCCTTCGCCGCGATCATGATGGTGCTCGTCGCCGTCTCGGCGGTGATCGCCGCGGTGGGCTTGGTGAACCTGCTCACCGTCGGCGTCGTCCAGCGCCGCCGCGAGCTCGGTCTGCTGCGCGCGATCGGACTCAGCGGGGCGCAGGTGCGCCGGGTCGTGCTGCTGGAGGCCGTGCACATCACGGTCGCCGCCACCGCGACCGGGCTCGTTCTCGGCATCGCCTACGGCTGGATCGCGGCCCAGTCGCTGCTGGGCTCGGTGCCCGTGCTTCCGTCGTTCGAGCCGGCCGGATTCGTGGCCCCCGCCGTGCCGTGGCTGCCGGTGGCGATCATCGTCGCGGCGACCGGGGTGCTCACGCTCGTCGCCTCGGTCGCGCCGACGCGGTTGGCCACGCGCGTCGCGCCGGTCGAGGCGCTCGCCGCCGACTGA
- a CDS encoding SprT-like domain-containing protein yields MADLDRVRTWGEALIRLHLDESWRFGFDSAKRRAGLCNYRDKRITVSKYLAARFDDDEIHQVLLHEVAHALAGHAAAHGPAWKTVAEGLGYVGGTTHDGETATELAPWVGRCPAGHITYRHRRPTRPTSCARCSRRFDERHAFRWTRREITAAARRAAQRPR; encoded by the coding sequence ATGGCCGATCTGGACCGTGTGCGCACCTGGGGCGAGGCCCTCATTCGCCTGCATCTGGACGAGTCGTGGCGATTCGGATTCGACAGCGCGAAGCGGCGCGCCGGCCTGTGCAACTACCGCGACAAGCGCATCACTGTGTCGAAGTATCTCGCCGCCCGCTTCGACGACGACGAGATCCATCAGGTGCTGCTGCACGAGGTCGCCCACGCGCTCGCGGGCCATGCCGCCGCACACGGCCCGGCGTGGAAGACGGTGGCCGAGGGGCTCGGTTACGTCGGCGGCACGACGCACGACGGAGAGACGGCCACCGAGCTCGCCCCGTGGGTGGGCCGGTGCCCCGCCGGGCACATCACGTATCGGCACCGCCGACCCACCAGGCCCACCTCGTGTGCGCGCTGCTCGCGCCGGTTCGACGAGCGCCACGCCTTCCGCTGGACCCGGCGCGAGATCACGGCCGCCGCGCGTCGAGCCGCTCAGCGACCCCGGTGA